From the genome of Edaphobacter dinghuensis, one region includes:
- a CDS encoding GGDEF domain-containing protein, which produces MNYAFLPDLSALAILIVILLLMRKRHPHEQADIWLLGLLITLVESCAHIFYSNNGMPDRILHIIVLDCYLIAGVVFTWDARRHPVPSRIRLIYLAMNALPLLAVNTLYGLHIYKPLPYFPAVAVGIVIAVGSSLYLHRTWLVTIIHLSGWIAIGALVYYGEYRQAVYWSLCGVYAIAGVKYLHRLPRHSTGRLAILTGFFIWALCFFVHPFIVHYRAYADIASHVWNMQKTLITIGMILVMLEEQVSSNQWLALHDYLTGLPNRRSFETHLNQALVRCRRVNDHLALLIFDLDGFKKINDALGHQAGDEILCKVARNLREDLPPGNILARLGGDEFTLIAPDIKDDLALTELLFKIQTSIRRPIFVNGQQYIVTASLGIAIYPDDADDATKLLSIADQRMYAFKQRPAPPAPIEIDTISVRFS; this is translated from the coding sequence ATGAACTACGCCTTCCTTCCCGATCTCTCAGCGCTGGCGATTCTCATCGTCATCCTCCTGCTCATGCGCAAACGCCACCCGCACGAGCAGGCGGACATCTGGCTGCTTGGACTTCTCATCACCCTCGTCGAATCCTGCGCCCACATCTTCTATTCGAATAACGGCATGCCCGACAGGATTCTCCACATCATCGTCCTCGATTGCTATCTCATCGCCGGTGTTGTCTTCACCTGGGACGCCAGAAGGCATCCCGTCCCTTCGCGAATCCGGCTCATCTATCTCGCGATGAATGCGCTGCCATTACTGGCCGTCAACACGCTCTACGGTCTGCACATCTATAAACCGCTCCCTTACTTCCCCGCTGTCGCCGTAGGAATTGTCATCGCCGTGGGCAGTTCGCTCTATCTCCACCGCACATGGCTTGTCACTATCATTCACTTATCAGGATGGATCGCTATCGGTGCGCTGGTCTACTATGGCGAATACCGTCAGGCAGTCTATTGGAGCCTCTGCGGCGTCTACGCTATCGCAGGCGTCAAATATCTCCATCGCCTTCCCCGGCACAGCACCGGACGCCTTGCCATCCTCACAGGGTTCTTCATCTGGGCGCTCTGCTTCTTCGTGCATCCCTTCATCGTGCACTATCGCGCCTACGCCGACATAGCCTCTCACGTCTGGAACATGCAGAAGACCCTCATCACCATCGGCATGATCCTCGTCATGCTCGAAGAGCAGGTCTCGAGCAATCAGTGGCTCGCGTTACACGACTACCTTACCGGCCTTCCCAATCGCCGCTCCTTCGAGACTCATCTCAATCAGGCCCTCGTCCGCTGCCGTCGAGTGAACGATCATCTGGCACTTCTGATCTTCGATCTCGACGGCTTCAAAAAGATCAACGATGCGCTGGGACACCAGGCCGGTGACGAGATTCTGTGCAAAGTCGCCAGAAATCTGCGCGAGGATCTGCCTCCGGGTAATATCCTGGCGCGCCTTGGAGGAGACGAGTTTACCCTCATCGCCCCCGACATTAAAGACGATCTCGCCCTCACCGAGTTGCTGTTCAAGATTCAGACCTCCATTCGAAGGCCAATCTTCGTCAACGGTCAGCAGTACATCGTGACAGCCAGCCTCGGCATCGCCATCTATCCCGACGACGCCGACGATGCAACCAAGCTGCTCAGCATCGCCGATCAGCGCATGTACGCCTTCAAGCAGCGGCCAGCTCCGCCTGCCCCCATCGAGATCGACACCATCTCTGTGCGATTCTCATAG
- a CDS encoding sugar O-acetyltransferase — MQPEKTEKEKMLSGELYDAGDPILIADRSHATTLLHQYNSTPHHAVTHTPLLAQLLAACGPGSVIRPPFFCDYGYNIRLGSGVFLNFNCVLLDVTSIEIGDQTQIGPAVQIYAADHPRSPEARRANLENGRPVRIGANVWIGGGAIILPGVTIGDDAIIGAGSIVTRDVPSGTTVVGNPARRPAPVY, encoded by the coding sequence ATGCAACCGGAGAAGACCGAAAAAGAAAAGATGCTCTCTGGCGAACTCTATGACGCTGGCGACCCCATCCTCATCGCTGACCGCAGCCACGCTACTACCCTGCTCCACCAATACAACTCCACACCTCACCACGCCGTCACTCACACCCCTCTGCTTGCCCAACTCCTCGCCGCATGTGGTCCCGGCTCTGTCATCCGTCCACCGTTCTTCTGCGACTACGGATACAACATCCGCCTGGGCAGCGGAGTCTTTCTCAACTTCAACTGTGTTCTGCTCGACGTAACCTCCATCGAGATCGGAGACCAGACCCAGATTGGCCCAGCAGTCCAGATCTACGCCGCCGACCATCCCCGTTCTCCCGAAGCCCGCCGCGCCAATCTCGAGAACGGCCGCCCAGTCCGCATCGGCGCCAACGTTTGGATCGGCGGAGGCGCCATCATCCTTCCCGGTGTCACCATCGGCGACGACGCCATCATCGGCGCTGGCAGCATAGTCACCCGCGATGTTCCCTCTGGCACCACTGTCGTTGGCAATCCCGCGCGGCGTCCAGCCCCTGTTTATTGA